Proteins found in one Elusimicrobiaceae bacterium genomic segment:
- a CDS encoding GAF domain-containing sensor histidine kinase: MPREDYSSLEMLVTVSRLLSSKLELGDLLNYIMKLASRVVGAERASLFLIDPVTGELYFDVAMGLDPEIQKIRLKPGQGIAGRTVLEEKSIIINDVELDASHLRAIDEKSGFVTRSILSCPMIVKGRIIGVVQALNHLEGPFTDYELRSFEAFASQAAIAIENARLFASVKEEKRLLGLLFERTRDGVLMLDDARNIKLANESARLYLQNTSAGISEALAGMRLTPPLETLLQSEQPATDFEGERTEPKKLFIEGNVIPLASETAHGMPARREGWILLFRDVTSRKTEERLARDFLSLISHKLRTPLTVINGYLEILAEEVGSPDAIKAVNVITRQGLKLNALIDEVVSFAAVEGLDPAKLEKKNVDLGRLTAEAVRRATEQYEVDAILPRQAGDMPAPQVGKKSIFTCLQPGVIIAGDDGLLRSAIAELVANGLKFNPGGTKLVDVAVGEAGGFGVVTVSDNGPGIAPEDTQNVFRKFYQAENSFTGQVEGWGLGLAFVKRIVEAHGGTAELESAPGKGAELRLKFRLPGKTA, from the coding sequence ATGCCGCGTGAAGATTATTCCAGCCTTGAAATGCTGGTAACGGTGAGCCGGCTGTTATCTTCCAAGCTGGAGCTGGGCGATCTCCTGAACTACATCATGAAGCTGGCTTCGCGGGTGGTGGGCGCGGAGCGGGCCTCGCTTTTTCTTATTGATCCGGTTACCGGAGAACTGTATTTCGACGTGGCGATGGGGCTGGATCCCGAAATCCAGAAAATCCGGCTCAAGCCGGGGCAGGGCATAGCGGGCCGCACCGTGCTGGAGGAGAAATCCATCATCATAAACGATGTGGAGCTGGACGCCTCCCATCTGCGCGCGATTGACGAGAAAAGCGGGTTCGTGACCCGTTCCATCCTGTCCTGCCCGATGATAGTCAAAGGCAGAATTATCGGAGTGGTGCAGGCGCTCAACCATCTTGAAGGGCCGTTCACCGATTACGAATTGCGGAGTTTCGAGGCGTTCGCCTCGCAGGCCGCCATCGCGATCGAGAACGCGCGGTTATTCGCTTCGGTCAAAGAGGAAAAACGGCTGCTGGGATTGTTGTTCGAGCGCACCCGTGACGGCGTGCTCATGCTTGATGACGCGCGCAACATAAAACTGGCCAATGAATCCGCCCGGCTTTATCTGCAAAACACTTCCGCCGGGATTTCCGAGGCGTTGGCCGGGATGCGGCTGACGCCGCCGCTGGAGACTTTGCTGCAATCCGAACAGCCGGCAACTGATTTTGAAGGCGAGCGCACGGAACCCAAAAAACTTTTTATCGAGGGCAACGTGATTCCCCTGGCCTCGGAAACGGCGCACGGCATGCCGGCGCGGCGGGAAGGCTGGATATTGCTGTTCCGGGATGTGACTTCGAGAAAAACTGAAGAGCGGCTGGCGCGGGATTTCCTGTCGCTTATTTCGCACAAACTGCGCACACCTCTTACGGTTATTAACGGGTATCTGGAGATACTTGCGGAGGAGGTTGGCAGCCCGGATGCGATCAAGGCTGTAAATGTGATTACGAGGCAGGGGCTGAAGCTGAACGCGCTGATAGACGAAGTGGTCAGCTTTGCCGCCGTAGAAGGGCTGGACCCGGCGAAGCTTGAGAAAAAGAACGTGGATCTGGGCCGGCTGACGGCGGAAGCCGTCCGGCGGGCCACAGAGCAGTACGAGGTGGACGCCATTTTGCCGAGGCAGGCCGGCGACATGCCGGCTCCGCAGGTCGGGAAGAAATCAATTTTCACCTGCCTGCAGCCGGGTGTTATCATTGCCGGGGATGACGGGCTGCTCCGCAGCGCGATCGCCGAGCTGGTCGCGAACGGGTTGAAATTCAATCCGGGCGGCACGAAACTGGTTGATGTCGCGGTTGGGGAAGCGGGCGGGTTTGGCGTGGTGACGGTTTCCGACAACGGGCCGGGCATTGCGCCGGAAGACACGCAGAACGTGTTCCGCAAATTCTATCAGGCTGAAAATTCATTTACCGGGCAGGTGGAAGGCTGGGGGCTTGGGCTTGCTTTTGTAAAGCGGATTGTGGAGGCGCACGGCGGGACGGCGGAACTGGAAAGCGCGCCCGGCAAAGGCGCTGAATTGCGCCTGAAGTTTCGGCTGCCGGGCAAAACGGCGTAG
- a CDS encoding FRG domain-containing protein: MKLPATNILETIECISWNEFKQKLPSIESKCIKLADNTTFTPMAAYFRGQADAKWELKTTLERETHFELYSSCKDYISLLNKIDGAIKSIHPESPKFDYKNHLDKSHMLFSNNDLLEYFAFVRHLGFPSPLLDWSRSPYVAAFFAFNTCDPTAVSNVAIYVLYNNSVLTHEQTSGIRGTTFLFIGEYLRTHKRHYIQQSNYTLALESSLTKDNATYKLSSEKFVPYIKTFECDNSRNYLKKYILPSSERNIALKDLDKMNINSFSLYESDEALMKTLFNREVLFKD, encoded by the coding sequence ATGAAACTTCCGGCAACAAATATCCTTGAAACAATCGAATGCATTTCATGGAACGAATTTAAGCAAAAACTTCCTAGCATTGAGTCTAAATGCATCAAACTCGCTGACAACACCACATTTACTCCAATGGCCGCCTATTTCCGTGGACAAGCGGATGCCAAATGGGAACTTAAGACCACGCTCGAACGTGAGACACATTTCGAACTGTATTCGTCTTGCAAAGATTACATTTCTTTACTGAATAAAATAGATGGTGCAATAAAATCCATTCATCCAGAAAGTCCAAAATTTGACTATAAAAATCATTTGGATAAAAGTCACATGCTGTTTTCGAACAATGACTTATTGGAATATTTTGCATTTGTTAGGCATCTTGGTTTTCCCTCACCCTTACTAGATTGGTCACGCTCTCCATATGTCGCCGCATTTTTTGCGTTTAACACATGTGATCCAACTGCGGTCAGCAATGTCGCGATATATGTTCTATACAACAACTCCGTATTAACTCATGAGCAAACCTCTGGCATTCGGGGTACAACTTTTCTCTTCATTGGTGAATACCTGCGCACACATAAACGACACTATATACAACAAAGCAATTATACTCTTGCACTGGAAAGTAGCCTAACAAAAGACAACGCCACCTATAAACTCTCAAGTGAAAAATTTGTCCCATACATTAAAACTTTCGAATGTGACAACAGCAGAAACTATTTAAAAAAATATATCCTTCCCTCTAGCGAAAGGAATATTGCCCTTAAAGATTTAGACAAAATGAATATCAACTCATTTTCCCTATACGAATCTGATGAAGCCTTGATGAAAACCTTATTTAATCGTGAAGTTCTGTTCAAAGATTAA
- a CDS encoding restriction endonuclease yields the protein MGILIATDLVVTSFRRKRETISFLTSQNEALLKKVHSINEENKHLHVRNNQLSKISGENEIIYKKLTENFAEGLNYISELASDYQTLRYEIAAKYVETKKHPAPKEAERIRNLRSETQSYIREMKIMKYKYEYLFKLFPDLELYVDNLATIKEMGEFNDLVELEENVDRTRHYLTTEEWDKLSVDDRNQLALDRYIAGRKNLWEIGRDYEMFIGHEYEKNGWDIEYIGIEQKLKDLGRDIIAKKDGITLIIQCKYWAEYKQIHEKHIAQLYGTTVEYILSSKSSDFVVPVLITNIKVSDEARSFAKYLKVDIIESKKLEPFPRIKCNINKDEDGRETRIYHLPMDQKYDYTKISKPGEFFSFTVKEAASKGFRRAFRWYGNG from the coding sequence GTGGGCATACTCATAGCAACCGACTTAGTTGTAACTTCATTTCGCAGAAAGCGAGAAACAATTTCTTTCTTAACATCGCAAAATGAAGCTCTTTTAAAGAAAGTACATTCGATTAATGAGGAAAATAAACACCTTCATGTAAGAAACAATCAGCTTTCTAAAATTTCAGGTGAAAATGAAATAATTTATAAAAAATTAACAGAAAATTTTGCTGAAGGCCTCAACTATATTTCAGAACTTGCGTCTGATTATCAGACTCTTCGCTACGAAATTGCAGCCAAATATGTAGAAACGAAAAAACATCCTGCCCCGAAAGAAGCAGAGCGAATCCGCAATCTCCGCTCGGAGACTCAATCATACATACGGGAAATGAAGATTATGAAGTATAAATATGAATATCTATTTAAACTTTTCCCAGACTTAGAATTATATGTTGACAACTTAGCCACTATAAAAGAAATGGGAGAGTTTAATGATCTTGTGGAACTGGAAGAAAATGTCGATAGGACTAGACATTATTTGACTACGGAAGAATGGGACAAATTGTCTGTTGATGATAGGAATCAATTAGCATTAGATCGATATATTGCCGGTAGAAAGAATCTGTGGGAAATAGGACGTGACTATGAAATGTTCATTGGTCATGAATATGAAAAAAATGGATGGGATATTGAATACATTGGTATAGAACAGAAATTGAAAGATCTCGGAAGAGATATAATTGCAAAAAAAGATGGAATTACCCTTATTATTCAATGTAAATACTGGGCCGAATATAAACAAATTCACGAGAAACATATTGCCCAATTATATGGAACAACGGTTGAATATATTCTTTCGTCAAAAAGTTCTGACTTTGTAGTTCCAGTTTTAATCACAAATATAAAAGTATCAGATGAAGCTAGAAGCTTTGCTAAGTATTTAAAAGTTGACATTATTGAGTCAAAGAAATTAGAACCGTTCCCTCGCATAAAATGCAATATTAATAAAGATGAAGATGGAAGGGAAACGCGGATTTATCATTTACCAATGGATCAAAAATATGACTATACAAAGATATCAAAACCTGGTGAATTTTTTAGTTTTACCGTAAAAGAGGCTGCTTCAAAAGGGTTTCGACGAGCTTTTAGATGGTACGGAAATGGCTAG